In a single window of the Populus alba chromosome 16, ASM523922v2, whole genome shotgun sequence genome:
- the LOC118033277 gene encoding CDPK-related kinase 7, translated as MGLCHGKPIELQRNQSKNNTLSIETDSTQPPNSHTSKTSNFPFYSPSPLPSLFKTSPAISSVSSTPLRIFKRPFPPPSPAKHIRALLARRHGSVKPNEASIPEGSESDIGLDKNFGFSKQFVSHYELGEEVGRGHFGYTCSAKAKKGSLKGQDVAVKVIPKSKMTTAIAIEDVRREVKILRALTGHNNLVQFYDAYEDDDNVYVVMELCKGGELLDRILSRGGKYSEEDAKTVMVQILSVVAYCHLQGVVHRDLKPENFLFTTKEENSPLKAIDFGLSDYVKLDERLNDIVGSAYYVAPEVLHRSYGTEADMWSIGVIAYILLCGSRPFWARTESGIFRAVLKADPSFDEAPWPSLSPEAIDFVKRLLNKDYRKRLTASQALSHPWLANHHDIKIPLDMIVYKLVKAYISSSSLRKSALGALAKTLTVAQLAYLREQFTLLGPSKNGFISMQNFKTAVIKHSTDAMKDSRVLDYVNMISSLQYRKLDFEEFSAVAISVHQLEGMDCWEQHARRAYELFEKDGNRPIMIEELASELGLSPSVPVHVVLQDWIRHSDGKLSFLGFVRLLHGVSSRTFQKA; from the exons ATGGGACTTTGTCATGGAAAACCCATTGAGCTCCAAAGaaatcaatccaaaaacaaCACACTCTCCATTGAAACAGACTCAACACAGCCACCAAATTCACACACTAGCAAGACCTCAAACTTTCCCTTTTACAGCCCAAGTCCATTACCAAGTCTCTTCAAGACTTCACCTGCTATATCAAGTGTAAGCTCCACTCCTTTGAGGATTTTCAAGAGGCCTTTTCCACCTCCTTCTCCTGCAAAGCATATACGTGCATTACTTGCAAGAAGGCATGGCTCTGTTAAGCCTAACGAAGCTTCAATTCCTGAGGGAAGTGAAAGTGATATTGGTTTGGACAAGAATTTTGGGTTTTCTAAGCAGTTTGTGAGTCACTATGAGCTTGGTGAGGAAGTGGGGCGTGGACATTTTGGGTATACTTGCTCTGCTAAGGCAAAGAAAGGGAGCTTGAAAGGCCAGGATGTGGCAGTCAAAGTTATTCCGAAGTCCAAG ATGACCACTGCAATTGCTATAGAGGATGTGAGACGTGAAGTGAAAATATTACGGGCTCTAACGGGACATAATAATCTAGTGCAGTTCTATGATGCCTACGAAGATGATGACAATGTCTATGTTGTAATGGA gTTGTGCAAAGGTGGTGAATTATTGGATAGGATACTCTCAAG GGGTGGAAAATACTCAGAAGAAGATGCAAAGACTGTTATGGTTCAGATATTAAGTGTGGTTGCCTACTGCCATCTTCAAGGTGTTGTTCATCGCGACTTAAAGCCTGAG AATTTTCTCTTTACCACCAAGGAGGAGAATTCCCCATTGAAAGCCATTGATTTTGGACTCTCTGACTATGTAAAGCTAG ATGAGAGGTTAAATGACATCGTGGGAAGTGCATATTATGTAGCTCCTGAAGTTCTACACAGATCATATGGGACTGAGGCAGACATGTGGAGTATTGGTGTAATTGCTTATATTCTTCTATGTGGAAGCCGACCGTTTTGGGCCCGGACAGAATCTGGCATCTTTCGAGCTGTTTTGAAAGCAGATCCAAGCTTTGATGAAGCTCCTTGGCCTTCTTTATCCCCTGAAGCAATAGATTTTGTGAAGAGACTGTTGAACAAGGACTATCGGAAGAGACTAACCGCTTCCCAGGCTCTGA GTCACCCATGGCTGGCTAATCATCATGACATAAAAATTCCATTGGATATGATAGTATACAAGCTTGTAAAAGCTTATATAAGCTCATCTTCTCTTCGGAAATCTGCTTTGGGG GCTCTGGCAAAGACATTAACAGTTGCTCAGCTAGCTTACCTGCGGGAACAATTTACACTGCTGGGGCCAAGCAAAAATGGCTTCATTTCTATGCAGAACTTCAAAACA GCTGTAATAAAGCACTCTACAGATGCTATGAAGGATTCCAGGGTCCTTGATTATGTTAACATG ATTAGTTCTCTTCAATACAGAAAATTGGATTTTGAAGAATTTTCTGCTGTTGCCATAAGTGTGCATCAGCTGGAAGGAATGGATTGTTGGGAGCAACATGCTAGACGTGCCTATGAGTTGTTCGAGAAGGATGGCAACAGACCAATTATGATAGAGGAGCTTGCCTCG GAACTTGGCCTTAGCCCATCAGTACCAGTTCATGTGGTTCTCCAGGACTGGATAAGACATTCAGATGGGAAACTAAGCTTCCTGGGGTTTGTCAGGCTTCTCCATGGAGTTTCTTCACGAACATTTCAGAAGGCTTGA